The nucleotide sequence GTTCACCCGCACCACGGCCGGCGCGGTCGAGCGCGTGGGCGGCGCCGCGAAGGGCAAGGCGATCATCATCGTCAACCCCGCCGAGCCGCCGCTGATCATGCGCGACACGGTGCACTGCCTGACCGAGGACACGCCCGACGAGGCGCGCATCACCGCCTCGGTGCACGCCATGATCGCCGAGGTGCGGCGCTACGTGCCGGGCTACAAGCTGGTCAACGGACCGGTGTTCGACGGCAAGCGCGTGTCGATCTACCTCGAGGTCGAGGGCCTGGGCGACTACCTGCCCAAGTACGCCGGCAACCTCGACATCATGACCGCCGCCGCGGCGCGCACGGCGGAGATGTTCGCCGAGGCGATGCTCTCCGGCGCCCCGCAACCCGAAGCCGTCGCGGCATAGGAGCACCCACCCCATGAACACCACCACCCTCGAGGGCCGCCGCGTCACCGTGCACGACATGACGCTGCGCGACGGCATGCATCCCAAGCGCCACCTGATGACGCTCGAACAGATGAAGCACATCGCCACCGGCCTCGACGAGGCGGGCGTGCCGCTGATCGAGGTCACGCACGGCGACGGCCTGGGCGGCAGCTCGGTCAACTACGGCTTCCCGGCCCACTCCGACGAGGAGTATCTCGGCACCGTCGTCCCGCTGATGAAGCGCGCCAAGGTCTCGGCCTTGCTGATCCCGGGCATCGGCACCGTCGACCACCTGCGCATGGCGCACGGCCTGGGCGTGCACACGGTGCGCGTGGCCACCCACTGCACCGAAGCCGACGTGTCGGAGCAGCACATCGCGATGGCGCGCAAGCTCGGCCTCGACACGGTCGGCTTCCTCATGATGGCCCACATGGCCGCGCCCGAACTGCTGGTGCGCCAGGCGCTGCTGATGGAAGGCTACGGCGCCAACTGCATCTACGTGACCGACTCGGCCGGCCACATGCTGCCCGAGGACGTGAAAGCACGGCTGGGCGTGGTGCGCGCGGCACTGAAGCCCGACACCGAGCTGGGCTTCCACGGTCACCACAACCTCGCGATGGGCATCGCGAACTCGATCGCTGCGGTGGAGGCGGGCGCGAACCGCATCGACGCCGCCGCCGCGGGGCTGGGCGCGGGCGCGGGCAACACGCCGATGGAGGTGTTCGTCGCGGTCTGCGACCGCATGGGCATCGAGACCGGCGTCGACGTGTTCGGCATCCAGGACGTGGCCGAGGATCGCGTGGTGCCGATCATGGACCACGCGATCCGTGTCGACCGCGACTCGCTCACGCTGGGCTACGCGGGCGTGTATTCGAGCTTCCTGCTGTTCGCCAAGCGCGCCGAGAAGAAATACGGCGTGCCGGCGCGCGAGATCCTGGTCGAGCTGGGCCGGCGCGGCATGGTCGGCGGGCAGGAGGACATGATCGAGGACACGGCGATCACGCTGGCGCGCTCGCGCCAGGAGGTGGCGGCATGAAGCTCGATGCGAAGACCATCGCCGCGCTCGCCGAGCACCTCGAGACCTGCGAGCTCGAGGCGCGCGACACGCCCAAGATCACCGACGAATACCCGCAGATGGACTGGGACGACGCCTATGCGATCCAGGACGAGATCCGCCGCCGCAAGACCGCGCGCGGCCTGCGCATCGTCGGCCTCAAGGCCGGCCTGACCTCGCACGCCAAGATGAAGCAGATGGGCGTGACCACGCCGGTCTTCGGCTTCATGGCCGAGAACTACGCCGTGCCCGAGGGCGGCGAGTGCAGGGTGAGCGAGCTGATCCATCCGAAGGTCGAGCCCGAGATCGCCTTCGTGACGAAGCGCGCGCTCAGGGGCCCGGGCTGCCACATCGGCGCGGTGCTCGCGGCCACCGACTTCGTGCTGCCGGGCATCGAGGTGATCGACAGCCGCTACCGCGACTTCAAGTTCGACCTCAAGAGCGTGGTGGCCGACAACACCTCGGCCTCGCGCTTCGTGGTCGGCGGCCGGGCCGTGCCCGCGAGCGAGGTCGACCTGCGCACCACGGGCATCGTGCTCGAGAAGAACGGCCAGCCCGTGGCCTTCGGTGCCGGCGCGGCGGTGCTCGGCCATCCGGCCGCGGCCATCGCGATGCTGGCCAACCACCTGGGCGCGCGCGGCGAGGAGATTCCTGTCGGCACGCTGATCCTGTCGGGCGGCATCACCGAGGCGGTGGCCGTGCAGGCGGGCGACGCGGTCACGCTCAAGGTGCAGGGCATGGGCAGCGTCGGGCTGCGCTTCGTCTGAACAAGGAAGGAGCAAGACCATGCCGTTTGCACAGATCCACCTGATCGAAGGCCGCACCGAGGAGCAGAAGCGCGCGCTGATCGAGAAGGTCACGGCCGCCATCGTCGAGGCCGTCAACGCGCCGAAGGAGAACGTGCGCGTGTGGCTGCACGACGTGCCGAAGGAGAACTGGGGGATCGCCGGGGTGTCGGCGAAGGACCTGGGTCGCTAGCGGCCTCGCCGTTGGCGGCGAGGGCACGGCGCAGCGCCGGCGCCTCGGCCTCGATGTGGACCCAGAGCCGGCTCGCGACCGGCCCCGGCGAGCGGTCGCGCCGGCGCGCCGCCACCAGCTCCTCGACGCTGCCGGGCAGGTGGCGGCCCGCGATGGAGCGCAGCCGGCCGTCGCGCAGTTCCTCCTCGATCAGGAAGCGCGGCATGTGGCCCCAGCCCAGGCCCAGCAGGATCACCTCCTTCTTCATGAGCTGGTCGGCCACGGTGCACTGGTGCGCGCCCTCGATCAGGAAGTGGTCCTGGGGCGGCGTGTGGCGCGCGGTGTCGCGCATCACGCACTGGGTGTAGGCGCGCATGCGCTCGGGCCCCGGCGCGCGCGGCAGCGGCTCGGCCAGCAGGGCCGGCGCCACCACGGGCACGAAGGGCACCTTGCACAGGTCGATCCACTCGAGCCGCGGATCGCGCTTGTCGACGCCGTGCAGGATCAGGTCGGCCTCGCCGTCGAACAGCCGCTCGGCCGGCCCGGCCACCGCCTCGAAATAGAGCGCAAGCCGCGTGCCCGGGCACTGCGCGAAGAAGCGCGCCAGCATCGCCAGCACCTGCGGCCGCGGGCACAGGTCGCCGATCACCACGCGCAGCTCGCTTTCCTCGCCCACCGCGAGCTGGCGCGCATGGCCGCGCAGGCCCTCGAGCTCGCGCAGCAGCGACTGCGCGCGCGCATGGAAGGAGCGCCCGGCCTCGGTGGGCTGCACGCGGTAGCCGCCACGGTCGAGCAGCACCAGGCCGAGCTGTCGTTCGAGCTTGGCCACGGCCGCGAACACCGCCGGATGCGAGCGATGCAACTGCGTGGCGGCGGCCTGGAAGCCGCCCGCGCGCACCACCGCGTCGAAGCATTGGAGGTCGTGCAGGGTGAATTCGCTCATGTTCGATTTGCTGACAAGGATTGATCGAACTTTGTAATTTCTTTCGCCAGGTGGCGCAACTACGATTTGACGCACGGTGATCGCCGTTGCAGGGGCCGAGGCTCCGAAGCCATGCCAAGGAAAGCACGCCATGAGCCACTTCACCCACACCACCACCGCCGGCGACGGCGCCCGCATCGCCTACCGTTTCGACGGCGATGCCGGCAAGCCCGTGCTGCTGCTGTCGAACTCCATCGGCACCACGCTCTCGATGTGGGACGGCGAGGTCGAGGCGCTGGGCCGGCATTTCCACGTGCTGCGCTACGACACGCGCGGCCATGGCGGCTCGGGCGTCACGCCGGGCGCCTATTCGATGGACCGGCTCGGCCGCGACGTGATCGAGCTGCTCAACGCGCTGAAGATCGAGCGCGCGCATTTCCTCGGCCTCTCGCTCGGCGGCTTCATCGGCCAGTGGCTGGGCGTGCATGCGCCCGAGCGCATCGACCGGCTGGTGCTGGCCAATACCTCCTCGTGGCTGGGCCCGGCCAGCGTGTTCGACGAGCGCATCGTCGGCGTGCTCGCCGCCCCCGACATGCAGGAGACGGCCGAGGGCTTCCTGCGCAACTGGTTCCCCGAGCGGCTGCTGACCGAGAACGGCCCTGTGGTGCAGGCCTTCCGCCAGGTGCTGCTCGAGATCGACCCGCAGGGCCTGGCCGGCGCGCTCGCCGCCGTGCGCGACGCCGACCTGCGCCGGCCCATCGCGCTGATCGAGCGGCCCACGCTGGTGATCGCGGGCGAGTTCGATCCGGTCACGGCCGCGAGCCATGGCGAGCTGATCGCGGCCACCGTGCCGGGCGCGCGGCTGCTGACCTTGCCCGCGGTGCACCTGTCGAACGTGGAGTTTCCGAAGGAGTTCGTGGGCGCGGTGGTCGATTTCCTCGAGGGCCGATGAAGAGGAGGCAGAAGGGGGCAGGCGGGTCGCGGGCGATCGATTGTTTCCTTCCCGTGAACGCCGCGGTTCCATTTGCCTAGGGTTTTTACCTAGGTTCGAGGCGCACAATTCATCTCACGGACCAGCCGCCGACTCCAAGACAAGCAGAAGGCAGCGACTGATCTGGGTGAACAGGCACTGACGAGGTGGCCGCCCCCGAAGGGACGGCGCCCCACCAAGACCGGTTCGAATCATCCAAAGTCAAGTCACAAGAATTGAAGGAATACTCAAAATGAACGCCTCGAAGCTCCTCTCCGCCGTTGCCCTCTCCCTGCTCGCCGCTGCCGGTGCAGCCCATGCAGAAACCTATGAGGGCGTGCATCCCCTGACCTCGGCCGCGAGCCGCGCCGAAGTCGCCGGCCAGGCCGTGATCGCCGCCCGCAGCGCCGATCCCTATGCCGAAGGCGCCAACGCCGGCCCGGCCCAGGTGATCGTGTCGCAGACCAGCCGTGCCGCCGTGCGTGCCGAAGCGGTTGCCGCGGCACACAGCGACAACCCCTACGCCGAAGGCGCTTCGTCGGGCGTGGCGCCGCTGGTCGCCAGCACCGTGGACCGCAATGCGGTGCGCGCACAGGCCCGTGCTGCTGCTCGCGGCGACTCGCTGCCGCTGTAATCGGCACCAAGAACTCGGTCGCATCGTGCGGGTCGGCCCCGCGATGAGGCTGGAGGTTCAGCCAACGAAGAAGCCGGCCCTTGCGAAAGCAGGGGCCGGCTTCTTCTTTGGCGCTCCGCCATCGCGCAGATCGACGGCGAAGGAGGTTGGATCGTCAGCCCGCCTGCTCCTCGACCCCATCCACCCGATCCACATAGAACGCCACATGGTCCTTGATCCCCGCCACCGCGTCATACGGCGACTCGTAGGTCCACACCGCATTGACCGAGCGCTCCCCGCCGGCCGGGATGCTGAAGTAGTTGCACTCGCCCTTGTAGGGGCAGTAGGTGGTGTGCGTGCTGCGCTCGAGCAGCGACATGTCGACGTCGGCGCGCGGGATGTATTGCACGGCCGGGTACGAGGCCTCGCGCAGGGTGAGGGCGGCGCGGGTGTCGGCGACGGTGTGGCCGGCCAGCGTCACGACCACGCGCGCGGGATTGGGCGCGACGGTGATCGGATGGTCGGGGCCGGGGATCTTGATGCTTCGGGGGCTGTTCATGGGGCGGGCTCCTGAGGATGGCCGGCCATCTTGCCGCCGGGCGGGTGGGGCCGCGCCGCCCGCGCGAATCCACCTGCCCGCGCCAAGGTCAAGGCGCGGGCCGCGAGCGCGCGCCGCTCAGGCTGCTGTTGCTGTCGCCGCTTTCGCGTAGCGCGCCGCCGGCACGCTGCGCGACAGGTTCGGGCCCAGCGCCTGCCGCGCCGCGTCGAAGCGCTTCCAGTCTTCGACGTCGGGCAGCGAGGGGATGGTGATCAGCTCGCCCGCGTCGAAGCCGGCCAGCGCGCTGTCGACCAGGTCCTCGGCCGACATCACGATCTCCTGCGGCAGGTGCTCGACCGGCACGCCCGCGATGCCCCAGAAGTCGGTGCGCGTCGCGCCCGGCAGCACGGCCTGCACCTTCACGCCCTTGGCGCCGAGCTCGTGGTGCAGCGACTGGCTCAGGTTGACCACGTAGGCCTTGCTGCCGCTGTAGCTGCCGTTGAGCAGCTCGGGCGAGAGCGCGACGATCGAGGCGATGTTGATCAGCGCGCCGCCGCCGCGCGCGACGAAGCCCGGCGCCACGGCGCGCGTGAGGCGCGTGAGCGCGATCACGTTGAGCTGGATCATGGTGTCGATCTGGTCGGGGTCGGAATCGAGCAGGGTCGCGGTGGCGCCGAGGCCGGCGTTGTTGAGCAGCAGGGTGATGCGTTCGTCGGTACGCAGCCGCTCCTCGACCCGGCGCAGGTCGGCGGTGGCCGTGAGGTCGGCCGCGAGCACCTCGACGCGGCGGCCGGTCTCCTGGACGAGCCGCTCGGCCAGCACCTCGAGGCGCTCCTTGTTGCGCGCGACCAGCACGAGGTCGTGGCCGCGGCGCGCGAGGCGCTCGGCGTAGACGGCGCCGATGCCGGTGGAAGCGCCGGTGATCAGCGCGGTGCCCTTGCCGGGGGCGGAGATGGCGATGTCTTGCGAACTCATGGGAAAGGTCCTTGGATGTCGAAGGGGATGAGGAAAGGTGGTTTGACAGCCAGGAGTTTGGGCCGGACACTGATGTCTCAAATGACATGTTTCCCTCGTTTAAAGACATCATGACCCAGCGCATCGGCCTCGTCGTCTTTCCCGGTTTCCAGATCCTCGACCTGGTGGCGCTCTCGGTCTTCGAGCTCGCGAACGCCGAGGCCGGGCGCACCGTCTACGAGCTCGAGGTGCTGTCGGAGCACGGCGGCCCGGTGGCCAGCACGGCCGGCGTCACGGTCGATTCACGCGCCTTCGACCGGCGCCGCTTCGACACGCTGCTGGTCGCGGGCTCGACCACGGTGCCGCCGAGCTCGGACGGCCTGCTCGACTTCCTGCGCCGCGCGCTGCCGCGCACGCGGCGCCTGGGCAGCATCTGCACCGGCGCCTTCGTGCTGGCCGAAGCCGGCCTGCTCGACGGCCGGCGTGCCACCACGCACTGGCACTTCGCGCGCGAGCTGCAGCGCGGCTTTCCGGCGATCAGGGTGGAGGAGGACGGCATCTTCATCCAGGACGGCCCCGTCTGGACCTCGGCCGGCATGACCGCCTGCATCGACCTCGCGCTCGCGCTGGTCGAGGGCGACCTGGGCCTCGAGCTGTCGCGCGCGGTGGCGCGCAAGCTGGTGATCTACCACCGGCGCGCGGGCGGGCAGTCGCAGTTCTCGGCGCTGCTGGAACTCGAACCGCGCACCGACCGCATCCAGCAGGCGCTCGACTATGCGAAGAAGAACCTGCACAAGAACCTCTCGGTCGACCAGCTCGCCGAGGTGGCGCACCTGAGCCCGCGCCAGTTCAGCCGCGCCTTCCTGGCCGAAACCGGCCAGTCGCCGGCGCGCGCGATCGAGAAGCTGCGCGTGGAGACCGCGCGCATCCTGATCGAGGAGGGCGGCCAGTCGGTCGACCGCATCGCGGCGCAGACCGGCTTCTCCGATCCCGAGCGCATGCGGCGCGCCTTCCACCGCGCCTTCGGCCAGCCGCCGCAGAGCCTGCGCCGCGCGGCGGCGCGCACGCACGCGCCCGCGATGTAGATCGCGGCATCCGGATCGCCGCGGCGCGCGTACCTGTTGCCATGACCGCCGTTCGGATTACCAATTTCGTCGTGTTCCAGCTCGCCTGGTTCGCGGCCGTGCTCGGCGCGGCGCATGGCCATCCGCTGTGGGGCACGGCCTGCGTCGCGGCGGCGATCGCCTGGCACCTGTGGGTGTCGGCCCGGCCGGCGCAGGAGGCCCGGCTGGTGGCCATCGCCTGCGCGCTGGGCGTGGTGATCGAGACCGGCCATGCCCTCGGCGGGCTGGTGCGCTATCCCTCGGGGCAGCCGGTCGCACAGCTCGCGCCGTACTGGATGGTCGCGCTGTGGGGCCTGTTCGCGATCGCGCTCAACGTCACCCTGCGCTGGATGCGGCGGCGCTACCTGCTCGCGGCGGTGCTGGGCGCGGTGTGCGGGCCGGCCTCGTTCGTCGCGGGCGTGAAGCTCGGCGCGGCCCAGTTCGTCGACCGGGTTCCGGCGCTCGCGGTGCTGGCCGTCGTCTGGGCCGTGGCGATGCCGCTGCTGGTGTGGCTCGCGCACCGCTTCGATGGCGTGGGCGAGCCGCCGCGCTAGGAGTTAGAAGTCGCGCGCGAGTTCGTCGGCCCGCGCCCTGGCGCGCGCGAGGTTCGCGGCCACCGCCTCGGGCGGTGCCAGCGTCGGTGCCACGGCCAGTTCCACCACGTCGACGATGCCGAGGAACTCGAGCCAGGTGCGCATGTACGGCTTCTGGAAATCGCGCGCATGCGAGGGCAGGCCCACCGGGTAGTCGCTCGCGCTCGAATAGACCAGCGCCGCGCGCTTGCCGTGCAGCAGGCCGGTGTAGCCCTCCTGCGCCGACCAGCGCCAGTTCTCGCCCGGCAGGGTCACGGCGTCGATGTAGTGCTTCAGCCGGTAGGGCAGGCCGAAGTTCCACATCGGCAGGCTGAACACGTACTTGTCGGCCGCGTTGAACTCCTGGGCGAGGCGCACGGCGCGCTGCCAGTGCCGCTGCTGCTCGTCGGTGGCGGTTTGCGCGCGCAGCACCGCGAACTTGGCGTCGATCATGGTGGCGTCGAAGGGCGGCAGGTCGAGCGCCCAGACGTCGAGGGTGCGGATCTCGGCCGCGGGGTCGTGCTCGCGCAGCCGCTGCAGGAAATGTTGCGCCGTGTCGATCGAGCGCGAGCGCGCGCCCGAGGGCGAGGCCTGGATGTGGAGGATCGTCGAAGCCATGCCGCTCAGCCCTCCAGCGTGCGCAGGCCGACGGTGCCCGCCACCACCAGCGCGATGCAGGCCATGCGCGGACCCGACAGCGTCTCGCCGAAGGCGAGCACGCCCATCAGCACCACGCCGACCGAGCCGATGCCGGTCCACACCGCATAGGCCGGGCCCAACGGCAGATAGCGCAGCGACCTGGCGAGCAGGAAGATGCTCAGCAGCGCGCTTGCCACGCCGACGACCGAGGGCCAGAGCCGGGTCCAGTCCTCCGAGCGCTTGAGCGCCGCGGCCATCGCGATCTCGACCACGCCGGCCGCCAGCAGTAACAACCATCCCATGATCCGTTCCTCCGTTGTGTGCAGGGTTGATGTGGAGACGGATAATTCCGCCCCAGGCACCAAGCCACAAGTACGCACCTTCTGGTAACCATGGGAATCGCCATGCCCGCATCGAAGAAACCCGCCGCCGTGGCAGAGCCCGCGCCCGCCGACGTCTGGAGCGCCGGCTGCCCTTCGCGCCGCGTGCTCGAGCTCGTCGCCAACAAGTGGGCGCTGCTGATCATTCCGCTGTTGCGCGACGAGCCGCTGCGCAACAACGAACTGCTGCGCCGGGTCGGCGGCATCTCGCAGAAGATGCTCACGCAGACCCTGCGCGATCTCGAGATCAACGGCCTGGTGCTGCGCGAGGACCACCAGACCGTGCCGCCGCACGTCGAGTACCGGCTGAGCCCGCTGGGGCTGTCGCTGAGCCGCACGCTGATCGCGGTCGACCGCTGGGCCGAGGCCAACCATGCGGAGATAGACCGCGCGCGGCAGGCCGCGATCGCAGCGCTCTGAAGTCGCCGTTCAGTCGAGCGTGATGCCCACGCGCTTGATGACACTGCCCCATTTCTCCGATTCGCTGCGCATCAGCCGCGCGAAGTCCTCGGGCGTGCCCGGCATCACGTCGCCGCCCGCGCCGGCCAGGCGCTGGGCCACGTCGGGCGCGGCCAGCACCTTCTGCAGCGAGGCATTGAGCCGCTGCACGACAGGCTGCGGCGTGCCCTTGGGCGCGAGGATGCCGAACCAGCCGATGGCCTCGAAGCCCGGGTAGCCCGACTCGGCCACGGTCGGCAGCTCGGGCGCGATCGGCGAGCGCGTGGCGCTGGTGACCG is from Variovorax paradoxus and encodes:
- a CDS encoding helix-turn-helix transcriptional regulator, which codes for MPASKKPAAVAEPAPADVWSAGCPSRRVLELVANKWALLIIPLLRDEPLRNNELLRRVGGISQKMLTQTLRDLEINGLVLREDHQTVPPHVEYRLSPLGLSLSRTLIAVDRWAEANHAEIDRARQAAIAAL
- a CDS encoding DUF427 domain-containing protein, translated to MNSPRSIKIPGPDHPITVAPNPARVVVTLAGHTVADTRAALTLREASYPAVQYIPRADVDMSLLERSTHTTYCPYKGECNYFSIPAGGERSVNAVWTYESPYDAVAGIKDHVAFYVDRVDGVEEQAG
- a CDS encoding alpha/beta fold hydrolase, coding for MSHFTHTTTAGDGARIAYRFDGDAGKPVLLLSNSIGTTLSMWDGEVEALGRHFHVLRYDTRGHGGSGVTPGAYSMDRLGRDVIELLNALKIERAHFLGLSLGGFIGQWLGVHAPERIDRLVLANTSSWLGPASVFDERIVGVLAAPDMQETAEGFLRNWFPERLLTENGPVVQAFRQVLLEIDPQGLAGALAAVRDADLRRPIALIERPTLVIAGEFDPVTAASHGELIAATVPGARLLTLPAVHLSNVEFPKEFVGAVVDFLEGR
- a CDS encoding DUF2878 domain-containing protein, coding for MTAVRITNFVVFQLAWFAAVLGAAHGHPLWGTACVAAAIAWHLWVSARPAQEARLVAIACALGVVIETGHALGGLVRYPSGQPVAQLAPYWMVALWGLFAIALNVTLRWMRRRYLLAAVLGAVCGPASFVAGVKLGAAQFVDRVPALAVLAVVWAVAMPLLVWLAHRFDGVGEPPR
- a CDS encoding GlxA family transcriptional regulator is translated as MTQRIGLVVFPGFQILDLVALSVFELANAEAGRTVYELEVLSEHGGPVASTAGVTVDSRAFDRRRFDTLLVAGSTTVPPSSDGLLDFLRRALPRTRRLGSICTGAFVLAEAGLLDGRRATTHWHFARELQRGFPAIRVEEDGIFIQDGPVWTSAGMTACIDLALALVEGDLGLELSRAVARKLVIYHRRAGGQSQFSALLELEPRTDRIQQALDYAKKNLHKNLSVDQLAEVAHLSPRQFSRAFLAETGQSPARAIEKLRVETARILIEEGGQSVDRIAAQTGFSDPERMRRAFHRAFGQPPQSLRRAAARTHAPAM
- a CDS encoding multidrug efflux SMR transporter, whose amino-acid sequence is MGWLLLLAAGVVEIAMAAALKRSEDWTRLWPSVVGVASALLSIFLLARSLRYLPLGPAYAVWTGIGSVGVVLMGVLAFGETLSGPRMACIALVVAGTVGLRTLEG
- a CDS encoding NAD(P)H-dependent oxidoreductase, whose product is MASTILHIQASPSGARSRSIDTAQHFLQRLREHDPAAEIRTLDVWALDLPPFDATMIDAKFAVLRAQTATDEQQRHWQRAVRLAQEFNAADKYVFSLPMWNFGLPYRLKHYIDAVTLPGENWRWSAQEGYTGLLHGKRAALVYSSASDYPVGLPSHARDFQKPYMRTWLEFLGIVDVVELAVAPTLAPPEAVAANLARARARADELARDF
- a CDS encoding helicase SNF2 is translated as MNASKLLSAVALSLLAAAGAAHAETYEGVHPLTSAASRAEVAGQAVIAARSADPYAEGANAGPAQVIVSQTSRAAVRAEAVAAAHSDNPYAEGASSGVAPLVASTVDRNAVRAQARAAARGDSLPL
- the dmpH gene encoding 2-oxo-3-hexenedioate decarboxylase, with translation MKLDAKTIAALAEHLETCELEARDTPKITDEYPQMDWDDAYAIQDEIRRRKTARGLRIVGLKAGLTSHAKMKQMGVTTPVFGFMAENYAVPEGGECRVSELIHPKVEPEIAFVTKRALRGPGCHIGAVLAATDFVLPGIEVIDSRYRDFKFDLKSVVADNTSASRFVVGGRAVPASEVDLRTTGIVLEKNGQPVAFGAGAAVLGHPAAAIAMLANHLGARGEEIPVGTLILSGGITEAVAVQAGDAVTLKVQGMGSVGLRFV
- a CDS encoding SDR family oxidoreductase — translated: MSSQDIAISAPGKGTALITGASTGIGAVYAERLARRGHDLVLVARNKERLEVLAERLVQETGRRVEVLAADLTATADLRRVEERLRTDERITLLLNNAGLGATATLLDSDPDQIDTMIQLNVIALTRLTRAVAPGFVARGGGALINIASIVALSPELLNGSYSGSKAYVVNLSQSLHHELGAKGVKVQAVLPGATRTDFWGIAGVPVEHLPQEIVMSAEDLVDSALAGFDAGELITIPSLPDVEDWKRFDAARQALGPNLSRSVPAARYAKAATATAA
- the dmpG gene encoding 4-hydroxy-2-oxovalerate aldolase — translated: MNTTTLEGRRVTVHDMTLRDGMHPKRHLMTLEQMKHIATGLDEAGVPLIEVTHGDGLGGSSVNYGFPAHSDEEYLGTVVPLMKRAKVSALLIPGIGTVDHLRMAHGLGVHTVRVATHCTEADVSEQHIAMARKLGLDTVGFLMMAHMAAPELLVRQALLMEGYGANCIYVTDSAGHMLPEDVKARLGVVRAALKPDTELGFHGHHNLAMGIANSIAAVEAGANRIDAAAAGLGAGAGNTPMEVFVAVCDRMGIETGVDVFGIQDVAEDRVVPIMDHAIRVDRDSLTLGYAGVYSSFLLFAKRAEKKYGVPAREILVELGRRGMVGGQEDMIEDTAITLARSRQEVAA
- a CDS encoding LysR family transcriptional regulator: MSEFTLHDLQCFDAVVRAGGFQAAATQLHRSHPAVFAAVAKLERQLGLVLLDRGGYRVQPTEAGRSFHARAQSLLRELEGLRGHARQLAVGEESELRVVIGDLCPRPQVLAMLARFFAQCPGTRLALYFEAVAGPAERLFDGEADLILHGVDKRDPRLEWIDLCKVPFVPVVAPALLAEPLPRAPGPERMRAYTQCVMRDTARHTPPQDHFLIEGAHQCTVADQLMKKEVILLGLGWGHMPRFLIEEELRDGRLRSIAGRHLPGSVEELVAARRRDRSPGPVASRLWVHIEAEAPALRRALAANGEAASDPGPSPTPRRSPSSPSARRAATRARSPSAR